A window of Paraburkholderia bryophila contains these coding sequences:
- a CDS encoding LacI family DNA-binding transcriptional regulator, producing the protein MPSSNRRKTSMTDIAKAAGVSEATVDRVLNGRGGVSREKETSVLEWARKLKIDRALEAVSVRWLRIAILMQQPVAPYYVSLKQGFEVAQKTFEAQRVICAVTYFDGLEPARVVDTIHRATQKADALVIVAYEHPDITTALRQIIRAMPVVTLASDLPGTGRLAYVGIDNRCAGRVAGELVGRFLGEAGGKVLVLTGMHDFLGHEERESGFRSVLRRRFPSCDIVETVESREQSAVTERLIRDAFRRYPDLRGIYNISVGNEGVGAALVALDRVRSTVFVGHELNEGTRRQLIEGTLDAVLDQNPGGEAMRAIEIVLRHYHRDPGVALPHQIPVTVLLRENLPLSD; encoded by the coding sequence ATGCCCAGTTCCAACCGCCGCAAGACGAGCATGACCGACATCGCGAAGGCCGCCGGTGTCAGTGAGGCGACGGTCGACCGTGTGTTGAACGGCCGTGGCGGCGTGTCGCGTGAGAAGGAAACCAGCGTGCTCGAATGGGCGCGCAAGCTGAAGATCGATCGCGCGCTCGAAGCGGTTTCGGTGCGCTGGCTGCGCATCGCGATCCTGATGCAACAGCCGGTGGCGCCGTACTACGTGTCGTTGAAACAGGGCTTCGAGGTCGCGCAGAAAACCTTCGAGGCGCAGCGCGTGATCTGCGCGGTCACGTATTTCGACGGCCTCGAACCGGCCCGCGTGGTCGATACTATTCACCGCGCCACGCAGAAGGCGGACGCGCTCGTGATCGTCGCGTATGAGCACCCGGACATCACCACGGCGTTGAGACAGATCATCCGTGCGATGCCGGTCGTCACGCTGGCGAGCGATCTGCCGGGCACCGGGCGGCTCGCCTATGTCGGTATCGACAATCGCTGCGCGGGACGGGTGGCCGGCGAACTGGTCGGCCGTTTTCTCGGCGAGGCGGGCGGCAAGGTGCTGGTGCTGACCGGCATGCACGATTTCCTCGGCCACGAGGAACGCGAAAGCGGTTTTCGTTCGGTGCTGCGGCGCCGTTTTCCGAGCTGCGACATCGTGGAGACCGTCGAGAGCCGCGAGCAATCGGCCGTCACCGAGCGCCTGATTCGCGACGCCTTCCGGCGCTACCCGGACCTGCGCGGCATCTACAACATCTCAGTGGGCAACGAGGGCGTGGGAGCCGCGCTCGTCGCGCTCGACCGCGTGCGCTCGACTGTGTTTGTCGGGCATGAACTCAACGAGGGAACGCGGCGCCAGTTGATCGAAGGCACGCTCGACGCCGTGCTCGACCAGAATCCGGGCGGCGAGGCGATGCGTGCCATCGAAATCGTGCTGCGGCACTACCATCGCGATCCAGGCGTCGCGTTGCCGCATCAGATTCCCGTCACGGTGTTGCTGCGCGAGAATTTGCCGCTCAGCGATTAG
- a CDS encoding non-heme iron oxygenase ferredoxin subunit, which produces MTVETNDIKWVVACATGDIDEEDVMRFDHAGASYAVYRIDQGFFASDGWCTHERAHLADGFVVDGEIECPLHQGRFDILTGKPMSPPVCVHLKTYPVRVENGEVLLGVTSRDEA; this is translated from the coding sequence GTGACAGTCGAAACAAACGACATCAAATGGGTCGTGGCCTGCGCCACCGGCGACATCGACGAGGAGGACGTGATGCGCTTCGATCACGCCGGCGCGAGCTACGCGGTGTACCGCATCGATCAGGGCTTTTTCGCGTCCGACGGCTGGTGTACGCACGAACGCGCGCATCTCGCCGATGGCTTCGTCGTGGATGGCGAGATCGAATGTCCGCTGCATCAGGGGCGTTTCGACATTCTCACGGGCAAGCCGATGAGCCCGCCGGTGTGCGTACATCTGAAGACGTATCCGGTGCGCGTCGAGAACGGCGAGGTGCTGCTTGGCGTGACATCGCGAGACGAAGCATGA
- a CDS encoding fatty acid desaturase, which translates to MSSMPGDGTAAPHVTDTAFEDGIGQQWYRPAIPRAVLKELMKRSDAAGWRNFGLWLALLIASGVVAGPTWGSWWAVPAFFVYGTIYSSSDARWHELAHGTPFKSRRANDFFYHLSSFMTIREGYWWRWSHARHHTHTYFQTRDPEIQVTRPTRVWPIVIDFVGLVGCPLEIGKIVRHAFGRVDASTDAFLPAAEKPKMIASCRVYLAVVAGTIALAVALHSFLPLMFIWTPRFYGGWLHQLLGLTQHAGLAVNVKDHRLNTRTVHINPVFRFLYLNMNYHLEHHLLPMVPFHALPRLHEAIKDQLPPAYPSLYSAYREMLPALWKQRSDSTHVIERTLPARDVPQGALPAQSNA; encoded by the coding sequence ATGTCCTCGATGCCCGGCGACGGCACAGCCGCGCCTCACGTCACCGACACCGCTTTCGAAGACGGCATCGGCCAGCAGTGGTATCGGCCGGCGATTCCACGCGCCGTGCTCAAAGAGCTGATGAAGCGCAGCGACGCCGCGGGCTGGCGCAACTTCGGGCTGTGGCTCGCGTTGCTGATTGCGTCCGGCGTCGTGGCGGGGCCGACATGGGGAAGCTGGTGGGCCGTGCCGGCGTTCTTCGTGTACGGCACGATCTATTCGTCCAGCGATGCACGCTGGCACGAGCTCGCGCACGGCACGCCGTTCAAAAGTCGCCGCGCCAACGATTTCTTCTATCACCTGTCGTCGTTCATGACGATCCGCGAAGGCTACTGGTGGCGCTGGAGTCATGCGCGCCACCATACGCATACCTACTTCCAGACACGCGACCCCGAGATTCAGGTCACGCGGCCAACCCGAGTCTGGCCGATCGTTATCGACTTCGTCGGTCTGGTGGGCTGCCCGCTTGAAATCGGCAAGATCGTGCGGCATGCGTTCGGCCGCGTCGATGCGTCGACGGATGCATTTCTGCCCGCCGCCGAGAAACCGAAAATGATCGCGTCTTGCCGCGTTTACCTGGCGGTGGTAGCCGGCACGATCGCGCTTGCCGTCGCGCTGCACAGCTTTCTGCCGCTAATGTTCATCTGGACGCCGCGCTTCTACGGCGGCTGGCTGCATCAACTGCTGGGCCTAACGCAACACGCGGGGCTCGCCGTCAATGTGAAGGATCACCGGCTCAACACGCGCACGGTGCACATCAATCCAGTGTTCCGTTTTCTCTATCTCAACATGAACTACCACCTCGAACACCATTTGCTGCCGATGGTGCCGTTCCACGCGCTGCCGCGTCTGCATGAAGCGATCAAGGATCAGTTGCCGCCCGCCTATCCGAGCCTCTACTCGGCGTATCGCGAGATGCTGCCCGCGCTGTGGAAACAGCGCTCCGATTCCACGCATGTGATCGAAAGAACGCTGCCGGCGAGGGACGTGCCGCAGGGTGCGCTCCCCGCGCAATCGAACGCCTGA
- a CDS encoding phytanoyl-CoA dioxygenase family protein: MMDFHQTAVHVPSDRAMKMENKFHIFYGGNKSCNEPGLSSMLDDRSGRRAARSIAEETVVNRIEPKEASPERVVDALTQGPGAICLRGLFSASQVAEARRVVMAHSEDRAQTVTHFQGQAAEEQRLHLQRRVWNLLAKGEVFSQMAEQPLLVGAMRRFLGDDFIMGSIAANRILPSGPGQEPHIDYPYWDYHLPGTFPRGINTSFPLNAQVTIPLDPFTAETGATAFVPHTQHELRYPAEGDRFFERCERMIAEPGDAIVFFGATWHCAMPNRSTQDRSAVLIQYLPKFVKPMEDLRAMAGEDFVRRASPTMRQLLGLNFPYPQNLDEIAVATNAEGRRNAMR; the protein is encoded by the coding sequence ATGATGGATTTCCATCAAACAGCGGTGCACGTCCCGTCAGACAGGGCCATGAAAATGGAAAATAAATTCCATATTTTTTATGGTGGCAATAAATCTTGCAATGAGCCTGGCTTGTCTTCTATGCTTGACGACAGAAGCGGACGCCGCGCCGCGCGGTCCATCGCTGAGGAGACAGTCGTGAACAGGATCGAACCGAAAGAAGCCAGCCCCGAAAGGGTGGTCGACGCCTTGACCCAAGGTCCTGGTGCGATTTGTCTGCGGGGGCTCTTTAGCGCAAGTCAGGTGGCCGAAGCACGTCGAGTGGTGATGGCGCATTCGGAGGATCGCGCGCAAACCGTCACGCACTTCCAGGGGCAGGCGGCTGAGGAACAGCGGCTGCATCTTCAGCGGCGCGTGTGGAATCTGCTGGCGAAGGGGGAGGTGTTCTCGCAGATGGCCGAGCAGCCGCTGCTGGTCGGGGCAATGCGGCGCTTTCTCGGCGACGACTTCATCATGGGGTCGATCGCGGCCAACCGCATCCTTCCCAGCGGCCCTGGGCAGGAACCGCACATCGACTACCCGTACTGGGATTACCACCTGCCCGGTACGTTTCCGCGCGGCATCAATACGTCGTTTCCGCTCAATGCGCAGGTGACGATTCCGCTCGATCCCTTCACCGCCGAGACTGGCGCGACCGCATTCGTACCGCACACGCAGCATGAGTTGCGCTATCCCGCCGAAGGCGACCGGTTCTTCGAGCGTTGCGAGCGCATGATCGCGGAGCCGGGCGATGCGATCGTGTTCTTCGGCGCGACGTGGCACTGCGCCATGCCCAATCGCAGTACGCAGGATCGCAGCGCGGTATTGATTCAGTACCTGCCGAAGTTCGTAAAGCCGATGGAAGATTTACGCGCCATGGCCGGCGAGGACTTCGTCAGGCGGGCGAGTCCGACCATGCGTCAATTGCTCGGCCTCAATTTTCCCTATCCGCAGAACCTCGACGAGATTGCGGTGGCCACCAATGCCGAAGGGCGCAGGAACGCGATGCGTTAG
- a CDS encoding bifunctional DedA family/phosphatase PAP2 family protein: MEHAYLHFLHSLAGHPQWMLAVVFLAAFLEAVAVIGTFIPGSTAMFLAGALTGTGSLSLVWVFVWAIAGAIAGDGMSFWLGGRYKDRIVRFWPFCKHPEVLETGHRFFRKHGAKSVVLARFVGPLRAIVPVVAGMLGMPPLRFYAMNVLSALLWAPAHILPGVVFGASVLLAGAVSFRLVVILALLVAIVWLSFRVARFLLSHANAWSSAAGRSIGSWACRHPGPLGRFARKMLDPETPDASTLLLTSLIVLVSGALFFGVLDDVISGDPLTQVDLSVYHFLQSVRTPWGDTVLASLAMLGSGLTLAALIVTVVVWMLLERRWRTIGYWLAAVVFSQLLIYALQFAMRRAPPNELMSTAYAFPSNHVAATVIVYGFLAFLLARRVGKLEGVFVATVSTVVVIVVALAGLYFGRYWVSDAIGGAALAYVWVAIVALTAMWRHPEAPPARTLMPVVVLAVVLVSVGVQLGVAMPSPRPDTMLRRPPVLVTQAQWTLSAWKHLPCYRSDMGGDHKEPLTLQWLSNAESIRGQLRAQGWIEGTDLSAHSLLSLASPNVAAVSLPVLPKLNNGVPSLLVFMRAGDTRDERDVLRFWPSGYAVENGISATPLWVGSFAHERLSRASWPINILRVDRSASGFDPHTRAGAALGASILARVICDGVPVALLASPVE; encoded by the coding sequence ATGGAGCACGCCTACCTTCACTTCCTGCATTCGCTCGCCGGGCATCCGCAATGGATGCTCGCGGTCGTCTTTCTCGCGGCCTTTCTGGAGGCCGTCGCCGTTATCGGCACCTTCATTCCTGGCAGCACCGCGATGTTTCTCGCCGGCGCGCTGACCGGCACCGGCTCGCTCAGTCTCGTCTGGGTCTTCGTCTGGGCGATCGCGGGCGCGATTGCCGGCGACGGCATGAGCTTCTGGCTCGGCGGCCGCTACAAGGACCGCATCGTCCGGTTCTGGCCGTTCTGCAAACATCCCGAAGTCCTCGAAACGGGCCACCGCTTCTTTCGCAAGCATGGCGCGAAGAGCGTCGTGCTGGCCCGCTTCGTCGGACCTTTGCGGGCCATCGTGCCGGTCGTGGCCGGCATGCTGGGCATGCCGCCGCTGCGCTTCTACGCCATGAACGTGCTGTCCGCGCTGCTGTGGGCGCCCGCCCATATCCTGCCGGGCGTGGTGTTCGGCGCGTCGGTGCTGCTGGCGGGCGCGGTGTCGTTCCGGCTCGTCGTGATTCTCGCGCTGCTGGTGGCCATCGTCTGGCTGAGCTTTCGCGTTGCCCGGTTTCTGCTCTCGCATGCGAATGCCTGGTCGAGCGCCGCGGGCCGCTCGATCGGCAGTTGGGCGTGCCGGCACCCGGGTCCGCTCGGGCGTTTCGCGCGCAAGATGCTCGACCCCGAGACGCCGGACGCCAGTACCCTCCTGCTCACCTCGCTGATCGTACTGGTGTCGGGCGCGCTGTTCTTCGGCGTGCTCGACGACGTGATCAGCGGCGACCCGCTGACGCAGGTCGATCTGTCGGTCTATCACTTTCTGCAGTCGGTTCGCACGCCGTGGGGCGACACTGTCCTCGCGAGTCTCGCGATGCTCGGCAGCGGGCTCACGCTGGCGGCGCTGATCGTCACGGTCGTTGTGTGGATGTTGCTGGAGCGGCGCTGGCGCACCATCGGCTACTGGCTCGCCGCGGTCGTGTTTTCCCAATTGCTGATCTACGCACTGCAATTCGCGATGCGCCGCGCGCCGCCCAACGAATTGATGTCCACCGCGTACGCGTTTCCGAGCAATCACGTGGCGGCGACGGTGATCGTCTACGGCTTCCTGGCCTTCCTGCTCGCGCGGCGGGTCGGCAAGCTGGAAGGCGTGTTCGTCGCGACCGTGAGCACGGTCGTGGTGATCGTGGTAGCGCTGGCGGGGCTGTACTTCGGCCGCTACTGGGTGTCCGACGCGATCGGCGGCGCGGCGCTCGCGTATGTGTGGGTCGCGATCGTCGCGCTAACCGCGATGTGGCGGCATCCGGAAGCCCCGCCGGCCCGTACGCTGATGCCGGTCGTGGTGCTGGCGGTCGTGCTGGTCAGCGTCGGCGTGCAACTGGGTGTCGCGATGCCCTCGCCGCGGCCCGACACCATGTTGCGGCGGCCACCCGTGCTGGTCACGCAGGCGCAATGGACGCTCTCGGCCTGGAAGCATCTGCCGTGCTACCGCTCGGACATGGGCGGCGATCACAAGGAGCCGCTCACGCTGCAGTGGCTGTCGAACGCCGAATCGATTCGCGGACAACTCCGCGCTCAAGGGTGGATCGAGGGCACGGACCTGTCCGCGCACAGCCTGCTCTCGCTCGCGTCGCCCAACGTCGCGGCGGTGTCGCTGCCGGTCTTGCCGAAGCTCAATAACGGCGTGCCGTCGTTGCTGGTCTTCATGCGCGCCGGCGACACCCGCGACGAACGCGACGTGCTGCGCTTCTGGCCGAGCGGTTACGCGGTCGAGAACGGCATCTCCGCAACGCCGCTATGGGTCGGCTCGTTCGCGCATGAGCGGCTGTCGCGGGCCTCGTGGCCGATCAACATCTTGCGGGTCGACCGCTCGGCCAGTGGGTTCGACCCCCACACGCGCGCCGGTGCGGCGCTCGGTGCGTCGATCCTGGCGAGGGTGATCTGCGACGGTGTGCCGGTCGCGCTGCTGGCTTCGCCGGTGGAATGA
- a CDS encoding glycine zipper 2TM domain-containing protein, translating into MNNNLTSTQPQRSRIHPLVAGAAVAVILASATGIAAMTGLLPTSHAVTEPATPATAIGAISAQTAPGVNAQVTATQPAQVQQPTQQIAQQPMQQAAPVRPPVHHTHPRPPMSAPTYANNQEYQAPYPSSAQRPVADPYAGEVVAINTVQAPEPTTGLGALGGAVAGGLVGNQIGGGRGKIFTTIAGVVGGGLAGNGIEHAVRKQTSYQVQVRMQDGSYRNFNYETQPPVQIGERVRVSGDSLSAS; encoded by the coding sequence ATGAACAACAACCTTACTTCCACCCAGCCGCAGCGCAGCCGTATTCATCCGTTGGTCGCGGGGGCCGCGGTCGCCGTGATTCTCGCGAGCGCCACCGGCATCGCCGCAATGACGGGTCTGCTGCCCACCTCGCACGCCGTCACGGAACCGGCGACGCCCGCTACCGCGATCGGCGCGATCTCCGCGCAAACTGCGCCTGGCGTCAACGCACAGGTCACCGCCACGCAGCCGGCACAGGTACAGCAACCCACGCAACAAATCGCGCAGCAACCTATGCAACAAGCCGCACCGGTCCGCCCGCCGGTGCATCACACGCACCCGCGCCCACCTATGAGCGCGCCGACCTACGCGAACAATCAGGAATACCAGGCTCCGTATCCATCTTCGGCGCAGCGGCCGGTCGCCGATCCGTACGCGGGCGAAGTCGTCGCCATCAACACGGTGCAAGCGCCCGAGCCGACCACGGGCCTCGGCGCGCTGGGCGGCGCGGTGGCGGGCGGTCTCGTCGGCAATCAGATCGGCGGTGGACGCGGCAAGATCTTCACGACCATCGCGGGCGTGGTCGGCGGCGGACTGGCGGGCAACGGCATCGAGCATGCGGTGCGCAAGCAGACCTCTTATCAGGTGCAGGTGCGCATGCAGGACGGCAGCTACCGCAACTTCAACTATGAGACGCAACCGCCCGTGCAGATCGGCGAACGCGTGCGCGTCTCGGGCGATTCGCTGAGCGCTTCGTGA
- a CDS encoding HD domain-containing protein, giving the protein MTATAFAPFQDLAQTLLPHADDDNGDGSHDTSHLQRVWKNAAAIHAEEGGDPQVLFAATLLHDCVAVEKNSPLRAQASRLSAEKAARVLKSLGWTDATIQATAHAIEAHSFSAAVTPTTLEAKTLQDADRLDALGMLGVARCFYVAGRMGRALYDPADPHAAHRPLDDTRYTLDHFHTKLLKLASGFQTATGTRLAGIRHARLQRFLNEFSDEI; this is encoded by the coding sequence ATGACTGCCACCGCCTTCGCCCCCTTCCAGGACCTCGCGCAGACCCTGCTGCCGCACGCTGACGACGACAACGGCGACGGCTCGCACGACACCTCGCATCTGCAACGCGTCTGGAAAAACGCCGCGGCCATCCACGCGGAAGAAGGCGGCGACCCGCAGGTACTGTTCGCTGCGACGCTGCTGCACGACTGCGTCGCCGTCGAGAAGAACTCGCCGCTGCGTGCGCAGGCCTCGCGCCTGTCGGCCGAAAAAGCGGCACGCGTGCTGAAGTCGCTCGGCTGGACGGACGCGACCATTCAGGCCACCGCACACGCGATCGAGGCGCACAGTTTTTCAGCCGCCGTCACCCCGACCACGCTCGAAGCGAAAACGCTGCAGGACGCCGACCGCCTCGACGCGCTCGGCATGCTGGGCGTGGCGCGCTGCTTCTACGTCGCCGGACGGATGGGCCGCGCGTTATACGATCCGGCCGACCCGCACGCGGCGCACCGTCCGTTGGACGACACCCGCTACACGCTCGACCATTTCCACACCAAGCTGCTGAAACTGGCCTCCGGTTTTCAGACCGCGACCGGCACCCGTTTGGCCGGCATTCGCCACGCCCGTTTGCAGCGTTTTCTCAACGAATTCAGCGACGAAATCTGA
- a CDS encoding OsmC family protein gives MAHGEHKYDVSVQWTGNRGSGTSGYRAYGRDHVITSGGKPAIPGSADPAFLGDAERWNPEDLLVASASACHKLWYLHLCSDAGIIVLDYRDDAEGTMLDDPQQGRFSQIVLRPHVVIRAGGDVELATHLHHTAHEKCYIANSVNFPILCEPSVSTDAP, from the coding sequence ATGGCGCATGGCGAGCACAAATACGACGTATCGGTGCAGTGGACAGGCAACCGCGGCAGCGGCACCTCGGGATATCGCGCTTACGGCCGCGATCATGTGATCACCTCAGGCGGCAAGCCGGCGATTCCCGGCTCGGCAGACCCGGCCTTTCTCGGCGACGCCGAGCGCTGGAATCCGGAGGACCTGCTGGTCGCCTCCGCCAGCGCCTGCCACAAGCTCTGGTATCTGCACCTGTGCTCGGACGCCGGCATCATCGTGCTCGACTATCGCGACGACGCCGAAGGCACCATGCTCGACGATCCGCAGCAGGGCCGCTTCTCGCAGATCGTGTTGCGCCCGCACGTGGTGATCCGGGCAGGTGGCGATGTGGAACTGGCCACGCATCTGCATCACACGGCTCACGAAAAATGCTACATCGCGAATTCGGTCAACTTTCCGATTCTCTGCGAGCCGTCCGTTTCAACCGACGCGCCGTAA
- a CDS encoding NRAMP family divalent metal transporter, giving the protein MSTPINVSPPRSAVLDEAHIGDIKGALGTIAHHDTAPRNTWWARFRTLLAILGPGLIVMVGDNDAGAFGTYTQAGQNYGTTLLWTMLLLVPVLFVNQEMVLRLGAVTGVGHARLIFERFGKFWGAFSVVDLFILNALTIVTEFIGITFVLDFFGIPKVAGVCIAAAVTMAAVSTGNFRRFERFAVVLCLLSLLLVPVLVSIHPPVSQMAHDFFIPNWPAHSKLSDVMLLVIGIVGTTVAPWQLFFQQSYIVDKRITPRFMKYEKADLWIGIVFVMIGAVAMISFCAALYAGKPEFGNFTDAGGVLAGLERYAGRTPAVLFAIALLDACIIGAAAVSLSTAYAIGDVFKIRHSLHRGVSDAKGFYLVYFGIIAAAATLVLIPGSPLGLLTEAVQTLAGVLLPSATVFLLLLCNDRAVLGPWVNSKKLNFFTGAVVWVLVMLSIILTASVMYPDITGETIIEVLAGGTLMAAVGYAATLVVRKRRLDSANGMARETEPTYAKGARDTWRMPPLEDLPAPQLTMSKRVWMGVLRGYLIAAVALVIVKVVQMTLLH; this is encoded by the coding sequence ATGTCCACTCCCATCAACGTCTCACCACCACGCAGCGCGGTTCTCGACGAGGCCCACATTGGCGATATCAAAGGCGCGCTGGGCACCATCGCTCATCACGACACCGCACCGCGCAACACCTGGTGGGCGCGTTTCCGCACGCTGCTCGCGATTCTCGGCCCCGGTCTCATCGTGATGGTCGGCGATAACGACGCCGGTGCCTTCGGCACCTACACGCAAGCGGGCCAGAACTACGGCACCACCTTGCTGTGGACCATGCTGCTGCTCGTGCCGGTGCTGTTCGTCAATCAGGAAATGGTGCTGCGTCTGGGCGCCGTGACCGGCGTCGGCCATGCACGGCTGATCTTCGAGCGCTTCGGCAAGTTCTGGGGCGCGTTCAGTGTGGTCGATCTGTTCATTCTGAATGCGCTGACGATCGTGACCGAGTTCATCGGCATTACCTTCGTGCTGGATTTTTTCGGCATCCCGAAGGTGGCCGGCGTGTGCATTGCCGCGGCGGTAACGATGGCCGCGGTCAGTACCGGCAACTTCCGGCGCTTCGAACGCTTCGCGGTAGTGCTATGTCTGCTGAGCCTGCTGCTGGTGCCGGTGCTGGTGTCGATTCATCCGCCGGTCAGTCAGATGGCGCACGACTTCTTCATTCCGAACTGGCCCGCTCATTCGAAACTCAGCGACGTGATGCTGCTCGTGATCGGCATTGTCGGCACGACCGTCGCGCCTTGGCAGTTGTTCTTCCAGCAGAGCTACATTGTCGACAAGCGCATCACGCCGCGCTTCATGAAGTATGAAAAAGCGGATCTGTGGATAGGTATCGTCTTCGTGATGATCGGCGCCGTGGCGATGATTTCTTTCTGCGCGGCGCTGTATGCCGGCAAGCCGGAATTCGGCAATTTCACGGATGCGGGCGGCGTGCTCGCCGGCCTCGAGAGATACGCCGGACGCACCCCCGCCGTGCTGTTCGCGATTGCGTTGCTCGACGCGTGCATCATCGGCGCGGCGGCGGTGTCGTTGTCGACCGCTTATGCGATCGGCGACGTGTTCAAGATTCGTCACTCGCTGCATCGCGGCGTGTCGGACGCGAAGGGCTTCTACCTGGTCTACTTCGGCATCATTGCGGCGGCCGCGACCCTGGTGCTGATTCCCGGCAGCCCGCTCGGCCTGCTGACGGAAGCGGTGCAAACGCTCGCGGGCGTGCTGCTGCCGAGCGCGACCGTGTTCCTGCTGCTGTTGTGCAACGACCGCGCGGTCCTCGGCCCGTGGGTGAACTCGAAGAAACTCAACTTCTTCACCGGCGCGGTGGTCTGGGTACTCGTCATGCTCTCCATCATTCTGACGGCATCGGTCATGTACCCGGACATTACCGGCGAAACGATTATCGAAGTACTCGCCGGCGGCACGCTGATGGCGGCGGTCGGTTACGCGGCGACGCTGGTGGTGCGCAAGCGCCGGCTCGACTCCGCTAACGGCATGGCGCGCGAAACGGAGCCGACCTATGCGAAGGGTGCGCGCGACACGTGGCGCATGCCGCCGCTGGAAGATCTGCCGGCGCCGCAATTGACGATGTCCAAACGCGTGTGGATGGGTGTGCTGCGCGGTTACCTGATCGCGGCGGTCGCGCTAGTGATCGTGAAGGTCGTGCAGATGACGTTGCTGCACTGA
- a CDS encoding carbohydrate porin has translation MFVKMSSVDGVARCARNVRFGAAELDAAKSDKAGRWKAGVPVGLTLLLSVGIVPSVLAQTAEPTPAAPAGLWERSTLLGDMGGLRPWLGNYGVTFSLQETSEYLNNLSGGTKRGGAYDGLTQFGLVVDTDKALGLPGGTFNVSGLQIHGSNLSTRNLQTLQSASGIEADSTTRLWELWYQQSLIGGKVDVKVGQQSLDQEFMVSQFATPFVNATFGWPVLPSIDLPAGGPAYPLASLGVRVRAKPSDAWTVLAGVFNGNPAGSDVGDPQQQNRHGTNFNLRGGALFIGEVQYAINQPPASGSGAASGGLAGNYKLGFWYNTQHFADQRFDNTGLSLANPASSGVAANHRGDYSFYAVADQTVWQRGGDSPQSVGVFARIMGAPGDRNLVDLGVNAGVTLKAPFKGRDNDVAGLAVGYAKIGSHAQGLASDTAALGTPGYPSRSAETVVEATYQYQVAPWWLVQADFQYVFRPAGGVPDPLNPAQRVGNEAVVGLRTNIVF, from the coding sequence ATGTTCGTCAAAATGTCGTCGGTGGATGGGGTGGCGCGCTGTGCGCGCAATGTGCGGTTTGGTGCGGCGGAACTCGACGCCGCCAAGTCGGATAAAGCAGGGCGATGGAAGGCCGGGGTTCCGGTTGGACTCACGTTGCTGTTGTCGGTTGGGATCGTGCCTTCGGTGTTGGCGCAGACAGCGGAGCCGACACCGGCCGCACCGGCTGGTTTGTGGGAGCGCTCCACGCTGCTCGGCGACATGGGCGGCTTGCGTCCGTGGCTCGGCAATTACGGTGTGACCTTCAGCCTGCAGGAAACCAGCGAGTATCTGAACAACCTGAGCGGCGGCACGAAACGCGGCGGCGCGTACGACGGTTTGACCCAGTTCGGCCTCGTCGTCGATACGGACAAAGCGCTCGGCCTGCCGGGCGGCACCTTCAACGTGTCGGGCTTGCAGATTCACGGCAGCAATCTCAGCACGCGCAATCTGCAGACGCTGCAAAGCGCGAGCGGCATCGAAGCGGATAGCACCACGCGGTTGTGGGAGCTCTGGTATCAGCAATCGTTGATCGGCGGCAAGGTCGACGTGAAGGTCGGGCAGCAAAGTCTCGACCAGGAATTCATGGTGAGCCAGTTCGCCACGCCCTTCGTCAACGCAACGTTCGGCTGGCCGGTGTTGCCGTCGATCGATTTGCCCGCAGGTGGGCCGGCGTATCCGTTGGCGTCGCTCGGGGTGCGTGTGCGCGCCAAACCCTCGGATGCATGGACCGTGCTGGCCGGCGTGTTCAATGGCAATCCGGCCGGTAGCGACGTCGGCGATCCGCAGCAGCAAAACCGTCACGGCACGAATTTCAATCTGCGCGGCGGCGCGTTGTTCATCGGCGAAGTGCAGTACGCGATCAATCAGCCGCCGGCGAGTGGCTCGGGCGCAGCGTCAGGCGGCTTGGCGGGAAACTACAAGCTCGGCTTCTGGTACAACACGCAGCATTTCGCCGACCAGCGTTTCGACAATACCGGGCTCTCACTCGCGAATCCGGCGAGCAGCGGTGTGGCGGCGAACCATCGGGGCGATTACAGCTTCTATGCGGTCGCCGATCAGACTGTCTGGCAGCGCGGCGGCGACAGCCCGCAATCGGTAGGCGTGTTTGCGCGGATCATGGGCGCGCCGGGCGATCGCAATCTGGTGGACCTCGGCGTGAATGCGGGCGTAACGCTCAAGGCGCCGTTCAAGGGACGTGACAACGATGTCGCCGGATTGGCGGTCGGCTACGCGAAGATCGGCTCGCACGCGCAAGGTCTCGCGAGCGATACCGCGGCGCTGGGCACGCCGGGTTATCCGTCGCGAAGTGCGGAGACGGTGGTCGAGGCCACGTATCAGTATCAGGTCGCGCCTTGGTGGCTGGTGCAGGCGGACTTCCAGTACGTGTTCCGGCCGGCGGGCGGCGTGCCGGATCCGCTGAATCCGGCGCAGCGCGTGGGCAATGAGGCGGTCGTCGGGTTGCGGACCAATATTGTTTTTTGA